The Burkholderia cepacia ATCC 25416 genome includes a window with the following:
- a CDS encoding TadE/TadG family type IV pilus assembly protein, giving the protein MTRGATGARRARGVVSLEFVLMLPFLLMVLIGIIDTSLILCDKAVITNASREAARAGVVLRVPMLTTTQIAGIAQNAMQNSLITGGTATTPAVTVTQANGTTSGTALTVTVTYTYTGLVLGSAFSALTGPVTVSATSVMLYE; this is encoded by the coding sequence ATGACACGCGGGGCGACCGGCGCCCGCCGCGCGCGCGGCGTCGTGTCTCTCGAATTCGTGCTGATGCTGCCGTTCCTGCTGATGGTGCTGATCGGCATCATCGACACGAGCCTGATCCTGTGCGACAAGGCCGTCATCACGAACGCGAGCCGCGAGGCCGCGCGGGCCGGCGTCGTGCTGCGCGTGCCGATGCTGACCACGACGCAGATCGCGGGCATCGCGCAGAACGCGATGCAGAACAGCCTGATCACCGGCGGCACCGCGACCACCCCGGCGGTGACCGTGACGCAGGCGAACGGCACGACGTCGGGCACCGCGCTGACGGTGACCGTGACCTACACGTATACGGGGCTCGTGCTGGGTTCCGCGTTCAGCGCGCTCACCGGCCCGGTGACGGTCTCGGCGACTTCGGTGATGCTCTATGAATGA